A portion of the Pseudoxanthomonas sp. JBR18 genome contains these proteins:
- a CDS encoding alpha/beta hydrolase-fold protein — MLLQRVAPAAALALGLYTFALSSPAQNATPPHHFIRVTLDGASDQPVSGRLLVFAAQAQAARAEAKDGKVEEVDTNPFDPTAVAVAGREVSGLTPGASVMVDLDDVAFPSGFSTLPAGDYVFQAVLDPDHSYNYLGRDGGDLVSAVAEGPLAAGKALPNLSLVKRLPVHDDPWRLSSRAPQAVRDALPQAKAQTHDASMVSPALSAFWGRPIQVRARVLVPPGYDAKAATRYPTVYFTHGFTGNYDRLAGNIATVWQAMASGQMPKMIWVFLDESTPTGTHEFADSVNNGPWGTALTEEVIPALEREYRMDAKPSGRFLNGHSSGGWATLWLQTRYPKIFGGTWSTSPDPSDFHDFTGVDLYAPDANLYTRADGSPVPLIRDHGKVIANMETFARLERVLGPYGGQMGSFDWVFSPRGQDGAPLPMFDRDTGKVDPKVVAYWHAHYDIAARVAAHWPQLKPDLDGKIHLIVGTADTFYLDGAAHRFKAVLDKLGAKSDFRFLPDRTHFDLYKQGDDDSALLKKIAWEMYAVARPGQARTKAPGQ, encoded by the coding sequence ATGTTGCTGCAACGTGTCGCACCCGCCGCCGCGCTGGCCCTCGGCCTGTATACCTTCGCGCTGTCCTCGCCGGCGCAGAATGCGACGCCGCCCCACCACTTCATCCGCGTCACGTTGGATGGGGCCAGCGACCAGCCTGTCTCCGGGCGCCTGCTGGTCTTCGCCGCCCAGGCTCAGGCCGCCCGGGCCGAGGCCAAGGACGGCAAGGTCGAGGAGGTGGACACCAACCCGTTCGATCCGACCGCCGTGGCCGTGGCCGGGCGCGAGGTGAGCGGGCTCACGCCCGGCGCCAGCGTGATGGTCGACCTGGACGATGTGGCCTTTCCGTCAGGCTTCTCGACGCTGCCGGCCGGCGACTATGTGTTCCAGGCGGTGCTGGACCCCGATCACAGCTACAACTACCTGGGCCGCGACGGTGGCGACCTGGTCAGCGCGGTGGCCGAAGGCCCGTTGGCGGCGGGCAAGGCGCTGCCGAACCTGTCGCTGGTCAAGCGCCTGCCGGTGCACGATGACCCATGGAGGCTGTCCTCCCGTGCTCCGCAAGCGGTGCGCGATGCGCTGCCGCAGGCCAAGGCGCAGACCCACGACGCCTCCATGGTCAGCCCGGCGCTGAGCGCGTTCTGGGGCCGGCCGATCCAGGTGCGCGCGCGGGTGCTGGTCCCGCCCGGCTATGACGCCAAGGCGGCCACGCGCTACCCCACGGTGTATTTCACCCACGGCTTCACCGGCAACTACGACCGTCTGGCCGGCAACATCGCCACGGTGTGGCAGGCCATGGCCAGCGGGCAGATGCCGAAGATGATCTGGGTGTTCCTGGACGAGTCCACGCCGACCGGCACCCATGAGTTCGCCGACTCGGTGAACAACGGCCCGTGGGGCACGGCGCTGACCGAGGAGGTCATCCCCGCGCTGGAGCGTGAGTACCGCATGGACGCCAAGCCCAGTGGACGCTTCCTCAACGGCCACTCCTCCGGCGGCTGGGCCACGCTGTGGCTGCAGACCCGCTACCCGAAGATCTTCGGTGGCACCTGGTCGACCTCGCCGGACCCCAGCGACTTCCACGACTTCACCGGCGTGGACCTGTACGCGCCCGACGCCAACCTGTACACGCGCGCCGACGGCAGCCCGGTGCCGCTGATCCGCGACCACGGCAAGGTCATCGCCAACATGGAGACCTTCGCCCGGCTCGAACGCGTGCTCGGCCCGTACGGTGGGCAAATGGGTTCGTTCGACTGGGTGTTCTCCCCGCGCGGGCAGGATGGCGCGCCGCTGCCGATGTTCGACCGCGACACCGGCAAGGTCGATCCCAAGGTCGTGGCCTATTGGCATGCGCACTACGACATCGCCGCGCGCGTGGCCGCGCACTGGCCGCAGCTCAAGCCTGACCTGGATGGCAAGATCCACCTGATCGTAGGCACGGCCGATACGTTCTATCTGGACGGGGCGGCGCACCGCTTCAAGGCGGTGCTGGACAAGCTGGGCGCGAAGAGCGACTTCCGCTTCCTGCCCGATCGCACACACTTTGATCTGTACAAGCAGGGCGACGACGACAGCGCGCTGTTGAAGAAGATCGCTTGGGAGATGTATGCGGTGGCCCGGCCCGGTCAGGCACGGACCAAGGCGCCAGGCCAGTAG
- a CDS encoding alpha-amylase family glycosyl hydrolase, translated as MLDAWWRGAVVYQVYPRSFSDSNGDGVGDLPGITAHLEHIAELGCDAVWISPFFQSPMRDFGYDISDYRAVDPLFGTLEDFDALVDRAHALDLRVLIDQVISHTSDLHPWFTESRSSRDNPKADWYVWADPAPDGGPPNNWLAMFGGGAWQWESRRQQYYFHGFLTSQPDLNFHSPQVQAAVLEEVRFWCERGVDGFRFDACNNFFHDATLTDNPPSTPAQRAATSTVKRDNPFSLQWHVHDKSRPENLPFLERLRGLLDEYGAASVGEIGDENAPPLMADYTAAGKRLHMAYSFQLLQGDGSAARIRHEVESLERELARTGGWGCWALSNHDVMRVASRWAPEGVVDDNFSRLLMTLLVCLRGSVCLYQGEELGLPEVEVPFERLQDPYGIAFWPEFKGRDGCRTPMPWIADAVQCGFTVNIPWLPLSGSHAERAVDRQRDDPYSTLNHTKRLLAWRRAEPRLRVDDIRFHDAPDGVLLFERGALPHSPTERAPGSLVVMINLTGQPVVIPRPALLEGAVPIIGATVDPTRCVDDSQAPDADWVLGPWSAAMGELPV; from the coding sequence GTGCTGGACGCCTGGTGGCGCGGCGCCGTCGTCTACCAGGTCTATCCGCGCAGCTTTTCCGACAGCAATGGCGATGGCGTGGGCGACCTGCCCGGCATCACCGCGCACCTGGAGCACATCGCCGAGTTGGGCTGCGACGCGGTGTGGATTTCGCCGTTCTTCCAGTCGCCGATGCGCGATTTTGGCTACGACATTTCCGACTACCGGGCGGTGGATCCGCTGTTCGGCACGCTGGAGGATTTCGACGCCCTGGTTGATCGCGCCCATGCGCTGGACCTGCGGGTGCTGATCGACCAGGTGATCTCGCACACCTCCGACCTGCATCCCTGGTTCACCGAGAGCCGCAGCAGCCGCGACAACCCCAAGGCCGACTGGTACGTGTGGGCCGATCCTGCCCCGGACGGTGGCCCGCCCAACAACTGGCTGGCGATGTTCGGCGGCGGTGCCTGGCAGTGGGAGTCGCGGCGCCAGCAGTATTACTTCCACGGCTTCCTCACCAGCCAGCCGGACCTGAACTTCCACAGCCCGCAGGTGCAGGCCGCGGTGTTGGAGGAAGTGCGGTTCTGGTGCGAGCGCGGGGTGGACGGGTTCCGCTTCGACGCCTGCAACAACTTCTTCCACGACGCCACGCTGACCGACAACCCGCCCTCCACACCTGCCCAGCGCGCGGCCACCAGCACGGTCAAGCGCGACAATCCCTTCAGCCTGCAGTGGCACGTGCACGACAAGAGCCGGCCGGAGAACCTGCCGTTCCTGGAGCGCCTGCGCGGGCTGCTGGATGAGTACGGCGCGGCCAGCGTGGGCGAGATCGGCGATGAGAACGCGCCGCCGCTGATGGCCGACTACACCGCGGCCGGCAAGCGTCTGCACATGGCCTACAGTTTCCAGCTGCTGCAGGGCGATGGCTCGGCCGCGCGCATCCGCCACGAGGTGGAGTCGCTGGAGCGCGAACTGGCCCGCACCGGCGGCTGGGGCTGCTGGGCGCTGTCCAACCACGACGTCATGCGCGTGGCCTCGCGCTGGGCGCCGGAGGGCGTGGTCGACGACAACTTCAGCCGCCTGCTGATGACCCTGCTGGTGTGCCTGCGCGGCAGCGTGTGCCTGTACCAGGGTGAGGAACTAGGCCTGCCGGAGGTGGAGGTGCCGTTCGAGCGGCTGCAGGACCCTTACGGCATCGCCTTCTGGCCCGAGTTCAAGGGCCGCGACGGCTGTCGCACGCCGATGCCTTGGATCGCCGATGCGGTGCAGTGCGGCTTCACCGTCAACATCCCCTGGCTGCCGCTGAGTGGCTCGCATGCCGAACGCGCGGTGGATCGCCAGCGGGACGATCCCTACAGCACGCTCAACCACACCAAGCGCCTGCTGGCCTGGCGCCGGGCCGAGCCACGCCTGCGCGTGGACGACATCCGTTTCCACGACGCGCCCGACGGGGTGCTGTTGTTCGAACGCGGCGCCCTGCCGCACAGCCCGACCGAGCGCGCGCCCGGCAGCCTGGTGGTGATGATCAATCTCACCGGGCAGCCGGTGGTGATCCCGCGCCCGGCGCTGCTAGAGGGCGCAGTGCCGATCATTGGCGCCACGGTCGACCCGACGCGCTGCGTGGACGACAGCCAGGCGCCGGATGCGGACTGGGTGCTGGGCCCGTGGAGCGCGGCGATGGGCGAACTGCCGGTCTGA
- a CDS encoding GGDEF domain-containing protein, which yields MPQLPDPPPPKGGLRRLLSKLGERGEDTATPGKAVLTTTHRRVSASTPSAVEVAAPPVDAAAATAALMRLFSHAHRPEELLDAFASGMASLHGELGDMGRRLRVAHDAGDWPGYGRALRQLIDKYIRTIDVADPLAAGRTQAEYLRDLLRHALGNALATLLQRTPDLVEEAQSLGTALRHWRPGQDLGVMETRLRELTHQIGLRADDANEQQNLLLGLFDLLLENVGELIDERSWLQGQIGMVRQLIAGPMDAPAIEQARGTLREVIYKQGLLKQGIAESKQAMREMMVSFVDRLGGMATSTGEYHDRVAGYTQAIGDANSIAELNRLLQEVLDDTAGMQAEAASARDVLLNAQQQVQAAEARIQALEQELKDVAGLVREDQLTGALNRRGFEELFEREVARTQRSSAPLCVAMLDLDDFRKLNETHGHAGGDAALRHVVEIARATLRATDAIARFGGEEFVLLLPDATIFEGSAAVTRLQRALAQHSFLHEDMRVFVTFSAGVALRKPDEAQDVLLKRADRAMYEAKKAGKNRVLSAD from the coding sequence ATGCCTCAACTGCCCGATCCGCCACCGCCGAAGGGAGGGCTGCGCCGACTCCTGTCCAAGCTGGGCGAGCGCGGTGAGGACACCGCCACGCCCGGCAAGGCGGTGCTGACGACCACCCATCGACGCGTGTCCGCGAGCACGCCCTCGGCAGTCGAGGTTGCCGCTCCGCCAGTCGATGCGGCGGCCGCCACCGCCGCGCTCATGCGCCTGTTCTCCCATGCCCATCGGCCGGAGGAACTGCTGGATGCCTTCGCCAGCGGCATGGCCAGCCTGCATGGCGAACTGGGCGACATGGGCCGGCGTCTGCGCGTGGCTCACGATGCCGGCGACTGGCCCGGCTATGGCCGCGCCCTGCGCCAGTTGATCGACAAGTACATCCGCACCATCGACGTGGCCGACCCGCTGGCCGCCGGACGCACCCAGGCCGAATACTTGCGCGACCTGCTGCGCCATGCCCTGGGCAATGCCCTGGCCACGCTGCTCCAGCGCACCCCGGACCTGGTCGAGGAAGCCCAGTCGCTGGGCACTGCGCTGCGCCACTGGCGCCCGGGCCAGGATCTGGGCGTCATGGAGACCCGCCTGCGTGAACTCACCCACCAGATCGGGCTGCGCGCCGACGATGCCAACGAGCAGCAGAACCTGCTACTGGGCCTGTTCGACCTATTGCTGGAGAACGTCGGCGAGCTGATCGACGAGCGCAGCTGGCTACAGGGCCAGATCGGCATGGTCCGCCAGCTGATCGCCGGGCCGATGGACGCCCCGGCCATCGAGCAGGCGCGCGGCACGCTGCGCGAGGTCATCTACAAGCAGGGCCTGCTCAAGCAGGGCATCGCCGAGTCCAAGCAGGCCATGCGCGAGATGATGGTGTCCTTCGTCGACCGCCTGGGCGGCATGGCCACCAGCACCGGCGAATACCACGACCGCGTCGCTGGCTATACCCAGGCCATCGGCGACGCCAACAGCATCGCCGAGCTCAACCGCCTGTTGCAGGAGGTGCTGGACGATACCGCCGGCATGCAGGCAGAAGCGGCTTCGGCACGCGATGTGCTGCTCAACGCCCAACAGCAGGTACAAGCCGCTGAAGCGCGCATCCAGGCGCTGGAGCAGGAGCTCAAGGACGTGGCCGGGCTGGTGCGCGAGGACCAGCTGACCGGCGCGCTCAACCGACGCGGCTTCGAGGAACTGTTCGAGCGCGAGGTGGCGCGCACCCAGCGCAGCAGCGCCCCGCTGTGTGTGGCCATGCTGGACCTGGACGATTTCCGCAAGCTCAACGAGACCCATGGCCATGCCGGCGGCGATGCCGCCCTGCGTCACGTCGTGGAGATCGCCCGCGCCACTTTGCGCGCCACCGACGCCATCGCCCGCTTCGGCGGCGAGGAATTTGTGCTGCTGCTGCCGGACGCGACCATCTTCGAGGGCAGCGCCGCGGTCACCCGCCTGCAGCGCGCGCTGGCCCAGCACTCGTTCCTGCACGAGGACATGCGCGTGTTCGTCACCTTCAGCGCCGGCGTGGCTCTGCGCAAACCGGACGAGGCCCAGGACGTGCTGCTCAAGCGTGCCGACCGCGCCATGTACGAGGCCAAGAAGGCAGGCAAGAACCGCGTCCTGAGCGCCGACTGA
- a CDS encoding NADPH-dependent FMN reductase codes for MSDNILVFYGSYRRDRMGIRLAQYVVRTLNARGAQAELIDAKAVDLPMLDRMYKEYPKGEAPPAMEALAEKLRKADGFVFVTGEYNWGQQPGLKNLTDHFLEEWFWRPAGIVSYSAGRLSGAHAAVAWHGTLSEMGMVVISSTVTVGPIGKTLDAEGQPIEAAGQSLERSFARFADDLGWWTEAARAQRQRRPPPY; via the coding sequence ATGTCCGACAACATCCTGGTCTTCTACGGCTCCTACCGCCGCGATCGCATGGGCATCCGCCTGGCCCAGTACGTGGTGCGCACGCTCAACGCGCGCGGTGCCCAGGCCGAGCTGATCGATGCCAAGGCGGTCGACCTGCCGATGCTGGACCGCATGTACAAGGAATACCCCAAGGGCGAAGCGCCGCCGGCGATGGAAGCGCTGGCCGAGAAGCTGCGCAAGGCCGACGGCTTCGTGTTCGTCACCGGCGAATACAACTGGGGCCAGCAGCCGGGCCTGAAGAACCTCACCGACCATTTCCTGGAGGAATGGTTCTGGCGCCCGGCCGGCATCGTGAGCTACTCGGCCGGGCGCCTGTCCGGTGCGCATGCCGCGGTGGCCTGGCACGGCACGCTGTCGGAGATGGGCATGGTGGTGATCTCCAGCACGGTCACGGTCGGGCCGATCGGCAAGACCTTGGACGCCGAGGGCCAGCCCATCGAGGCCGCCGGCCAGTCGCTGGAGCGCAGCTTTGCCCGCTTCGCCGATGACCTGGGCTGGTGGACCGAGGCGGCGCGCGCCCAGCGCCAGCGCCGCCCGCCACCGTACTGA
- a CDS encoding SPFH domain-containing protein, protein MAWSCNLTIDRPWSHCMFGYRYVKASPSTYVLQYKNGKPVRQGTGLTFWYFAPSTTLVSIPLESVDAPFMFREVSSDFQEVTVQGQVTYRVAEPLTLAGLMNFTLKPNGDFAAEDPTKLPQRVVNAVQVQLRSVLQGQPLQELLRNAEPLVQVVRQGLQRADGLPSLGLELVNLSILAIKPNPETARALEAQVREQILKQADDATYLRRNAAIEQERAVKENELNTEIAVEAKKRQIREAQLEAERSVLAKRQAIQDEEMAGRTALEEKNKLLTALRAANAQTQADASAYAVAATVRAVQGVDAKILQALMVGQADPGTLIAQAFQSLAENASRIGELNISPDLLQQLTQQRQRPAKD, encoded by the coding sequence GTGGCCTGGTCGTGCAATCTCACGATCGATCGGCCATGGAGCCATTGCATGTTTGGATATCGCTATGTCAAGGCCAGCCCCAGCACCTATGTGCTGCAGTACAAGAATGGCAAGCCCGTCAGGCAGGGCACGGGCCTGACCTTCTGGTACTTCGCCCCCAGCACCACGCTGGTCTCGATTCCACTGGAAAGCGTCGACGCTCCCTTCATGTTCCGCGAGGTCAGCAGCGACTTTCAGGAAGTGACCGTGCAAGGCCAAGTGACCTACCGCGTGGCCGAGCCCCTGACGCTGGCCGGGCTGATGAACTTCACGCTCAAGCCCAACGGTGACTTCGCAGCGGAGGATCCAACCAAACTGCCGCAGCGCGTGGTCAACGCGGTTCAGGTGCAGCTGCGCTCAGTGCTGCAGGGACAGCCGTTGCAGGAACTGCTGCGCAACGCCGAGCCGTTGGTGCAGGTCGTCCGTCAGGGCCTGCAACGAGCCGATGGCCTGCCCAGCCTCGGTCTTGAATTGGTGAACCTGTCGATTCTGGCGATCAAGCCCAATCCGGAGACCGCGCGAGCCCTCGAAGCGCAGGTGCGTGAGCAGATCCTCAAGCAAGCCGACGATGCGACCTACCTGCGCCGCAATGCGGCCATCGAGCAGGAGCGCGCTGTAAAGGAGAACGAACTCAATACGGAGATTGCGGTGGAGGCCAAGAAGCGCCAGATCCGGGAGGCGCAGCTGGAGGCCGAGCGATCGGTACTGGCCAAGCGTCAGGCGATCCAGGACGAGGAGATGGCCGGCCGCACCGCGCTGGAGGAAAAGAACAAGCTTCTGACGGCGCTACGCGCGGCCAACGCTCAGACCCAGGCCGATGCCAGTGCCTACGCCGTCGCCGCGACGGTCAGGGCGGTGCAGGGTGTTGATGCGAAGATACTGCAGGCGCTGATGGTGGGACAGGCCGATCCGGGCACGCTGATCGCGCAGGCATTCCAGAGTCTGGCGGAAAATGCGTCTCGCATTGGCGAACTCAATATTTCCCCGGACCTGTTGCAGCAGCTCACCCAGCAGCGTCAGCGTCCGGCCAAGGACTGA
- a CDS encoding glycoside hydrolase family 16 protein: MQIRSPLALTVAALLGTGLATLAPATHAQTLVWQDNFDGPSIDGDKWQYDVGTGCQIGNCGWGNAELEYYTSRPENARIENGHLIIEARREDFGGMPFTSARLKTEGRMHFKYGTLEARIKTPEVGNGLWPAYWMLGAIGVWPARGEIDMLEAGSAQAIADGMANRRIGAAVHWDYNGSQADYGSDYNSPVDLQNDFHTYRLTWDANYIRMSIDGQQYFEFAISDIEGASLQEFHQQQFLLLNLAVGGNYPGIHDVAGITAPIPGQMEVDYIRLYQDTPGAELYVGADHAAPAGTFGLFSEQAGLAGQLDYSNDANLYLWNNLSANGSAPYAGSQVMGYHAAAGNWYGLGIATGYHNFANYAGGSLKFQMKTTTTSTFKIGINTSFGDSWVDFVNGGNNHGLVRDGQWHQVTIPFSAFYDLDLKSVRQPFMLVSDAPASDVDFAIDEVVYQSP; encoded by the coding sequence ATGCAGATCCGTTCCCCCCTGGCCCTGACCGTCGCCGCGCTTCTCGGCACCGGCCTGGCGACCCTGGCCCCCGCCACCCACGCCCAGACTTTGGTCTGGCAGGACAACTTCGACGGCCCGAGCATCGACGGCGACAAGTGGCAATACGACGTCGGCACCGGCTGCCAGATCGGCAACTGCGGCTGGGGCAATGCCGAGCTGGAGTACTACACCAGCCGCCCCGAGAACGCCCGCATCGAGAACGGCCACCTGATCATCGAGGCGCGGCGCGAGGACTTCGGCGGCATGCCCTTCACCTCGGCGCGGCTGAAGACCGAGGGCCGCATGCACTTCAAGTACGGCACGCTGGAGGCCCGCATCAAGACGCCCGAGGTCGGCAACGGCCTGTGGCCGGCGTACTGGATGCTGGGCGCCATCGGCGTGTGGCCGGCGCGCGGGGAGATCGACATGCTGGAGGCCGGTTCGGCCCAGGCCATCGCCGACGGCATGGCCAACCGCCGCATCGGCGCGGCCGTGCACTGGGACTACAACGGCTCCCAGGCCGACTATGGCAGCGACTACAACAGCCCGGTGGACCTGCAGAACGACTTCCACACCTATCGACTGACCTGGGACGCCAACTACATCCGCATGTCCATCGACGGACAGCAATACTTCGAGTTTGCGATCTCGGACATCGAAGGCGCCTCGCTGCAGGAGTTCCACCAGCAGCAGTTCCTGCTGCTCAACCTGGCCGTGGGTGGCAACTATCCGGGCATTCATGACGTGGCCGGCATCACCGCGCCGATCCCCGGCCAGATGGAGGTGGACTACATCCGCCTCTACCAGGACACCCCTGGCGCCGAGCTGTACGTCGGCGCCGACCACGCCGCGCCGGCCGGCACCTTCGGGCTGTTCTCAGAGCAGGCCGGACTCGCGGGGCAGCTGGATTACAGCAACGACGCGAACCTGTACCTCTGGAACAACCTGAGCGCCAACGGCAGTGCGCCCTACGCCGGCAGTCAGGTCATGGGCTACCACGCGGCGGCCGGCAACTGGTACGGCCTGGGCATCGCCACCGGCTATCACAACTTCGCCAATTACGCCGGCGGGTCGCTGAAGTTCCAGATGAAGACCACCACCACCTCGACCTTCAAGATCGGCATCAACACCTCCTTCGGCGACAGCTGGGTGGACTTCGTCAACGGCGGCAATAACCACGGTCTGGTCCGCGACGGGCAGTGGCACCAGGTCACCATCCCCTTCAGCGCCTTCTACGACCTTGACCTCAAGTCGGTGCGCCAGCCCTTCATGCTGGTCTCCGATGCACCGGCGAGCGATGTGGATTTCGCCATCGACGAGGTGGTCTACCAGAGCCCGTAG
- a CDS encoding thiamine pyrophosphate-dependent enzyme, with product MAHPTVARIVVDTLEQAGVQHCYGIVGDTLNHVTDAIADSGIQWVHVRHEEAGAFAAGAEALIANRLTACAGSCGPGGLHFINGLFEANRNRAPVVLIASQIVTAELGMEFPQEVDFAAVYKSCSVFCEQVHSAEQAHRVVALACQAAISRRGVAVVILPSDISTMEVKHDVPFGVHFTAPVLRPSDAELQLLADKLNAGGKVAIYAGAGCETAHPWLLQVAETLKAPIAHTSRGKDFVEHDNPFNMGMTGIFGVESGYHALMSCDTLLLLGADFAWAQYYPDKATLLQVDRDGSHLGRRHPVDLGLVGDIAPTLQALLPLLTPRSDRAYLDECLEHRKAALDTLAEEEQPGEGELIHPQHLTALIDRHATDDALFTADGGSPMVWLLRHIRGNGRRRTLTSLLHGTMANAMPQALGLQKAFPGRQVISLSGDGGLAMLLGDLLTAVQEQLPIKVIVYNNSSLNFVELEQKVEGLLDNYTDLRNPDFGRLAEVIGFYGRTVTRSEDLEQAVRDVLAHPGPALLDVHTSPTELVMPPKVEFAQVAGTALYGAKAVLKGRGQEVKSLLKDNFVDRLKSRRSRKSDD from the coding sequence ATGGCCCACCCCACCGTCGCCCGCATCGTCGTCGACACCCTTGAACAGGCCGGCGTCCAGCACTGCTACGGCATCGTCGGCGACACCCTCAACCACGTCACCGACGCCATCGCCGACAGTGGCATCCAATGGGTGCATGTGCGCCACGAGGAAGCCGGTGCCTTCGCCGCCGGCGCCGAGGCGCTCATCGCCAACCGGCTCACCGCCTGCGCCGGCTCGTGCGGGCCCGGTGGCCTGCACTTCATCAACGGCCTGTTCGAGGCCAACCGCAACCGTGCCCCGGTGGTGCTGATCGCCAGCCAGATCGTCACCGCAGAACTGGGCATGGAGTTTCCGCAGGAAGTGGATTTCGCCGCGGTCTACAAGAGCTGCAGTGTGTTCTGCGAGCAGGTGCACAGCGCCGAGCAGGCTCATCGCGTGGTCGCGCTGGCCTGCCAGGCGGCGATCAGCCGGCGCGGCGTGGCGGTGGTGATCCTGCCGTCGGACATCTCCACGATGGAGGTCAAGCATGACGTGCCGTTCGGCGTGCACTTCACCGCACCGGTGCTGCGCCCGTCCGACGCCGAGCTGCAGCTGCTGGCCGACAAACTCAATGCCGGTGGCAAGGTGGCCATCTATGCCGGCGCCGGCTGCGAGACGGCTCACCCCTGGCTGCTGCAAGTGGCCGAGACGCTCAAGGCGCCCATCGCCCACACCTCGCGCGGCAAGGATTTCGTCGAGCACGACAACCCCTTCAACATGGGCATGACCGGCATCTTCGGCGTGGAGAGCGGCTACCACGCGCTGATGTCCTGCGACACGCTGCTGTTGTTGGGCGCGGACTTCGCCTGGGCGCAGTACTACCCGGACAAGGCCACCTTGCTGCAGGTCGATCGGGATGGCTCGCACCTGGGGCGCCGGCATCCGGTGGACTTGGGCCTGGTCGGCGACATCGCCCCGACCCTGCAGGCGCTGCTGCCGCTGCTGACCCCACGCAGCGACCGCGCCTATCTGGACGAATGCCTCGAGCATCGCAAGGCGGCGCTGGACACCCTGGCCGAGGAAGAGCAGCCGGGCGAAGGCGAGCTGATCCATCCCCAGCACCTGACCGCGCTGATCGATCGCCACGCCACCGACGATGCCTTGTTCACGGCCGATGGCGGCTCACCGATGGTGTGGCTGCTGCGCCATATCCGCGGCAACGGCCGGCGCCGCACGCTGACCAGCCTGCTGCACGGCACGATGGCCAACGCCATGCCGCAGGCGCTCGGCCTGCAGAAGGCCTTCCCCGGGCGGCAGGTGATCTCGCTGTCGGGTGATGGCGGCCTGGCCATGTTGCTGGGCGATCTGCTGACCGCCGTGCAGGAGCAACTGCCGATCAAGGTGATCGTCTACAACAACAGTTCGCTGAACTTCGTCGAGCTCGAGCAGAAGGTCGAGGGTCTGCTGGACAACTACACCGACCTGAGGAACCCGGATTTCGGCCGCCTTGCCGAGGTGATCGGGTTCTACGGCCGCACCGTCACCCGCAGCGAAGACCTGGAGCAGGCCGTGCGCGACGTCCTGGCCCATCCCGGGCCGGCGCTGCTGGACGTGCACACCAGCCCGACCGAACTGGTGATGCCGCCCAAGGTGGAGTTCGCCCAGGTCGCTGGCACCGCGCTGTACGGCGCCAAGGCCGTGCTGAAGGGGCGCGGGCAGGAGGTCAAGTCGCTGCTGAAGGACAATTTCGTCGACCGGCTTAAGTCGCGCAGGTCGCGCAAGTCCGACGACTAG
- a CDS encoding sugar kinase — MDALNRRIVLVTRKTRLEDLVTRFNTLDQARFYVEHLGADFADYELEQRLYQQAVSVAEATLSRFGRVHRLDRGFLPNYLFAPDALVVVLGQDGLVANTLKYLRDGQPVVGVNPDPARWDGVLLPFRVQDLAHVAPLALSGRHNEKRVTMARAVLNDGQELHAVNDLFIGPRTHVSARYLIEQDQRSEQQSSSGVIVSTGLGSTGWFQSLLAGAAAVAGHGLEQDAEAMRGRGFAWDAGFLQYTVREPFPSRTTQVAMAFGTVTRDTPLSVVSQMPGYGVIFSDGVEADFLEFNAGMTAVISLAEREGRLVV; from the coding sequence ATGGACGCGCTCAACCGGCGCATCGTGCTGGTCACCCGGAAAACCCGGCTGGAAGATCTGGTGACGCGCTTCAACACGCTGGACCAGGCGCGTTTTTACGTCGAGCACCTTGGCGCGGATTTTGCCGATTACGAGCTTGAGCAGCGTCTATACCAGCAAGCGGTCTCCGTGGCCGAGGCGACGCTGTCACGCTTCGGTCGCGTGCATCGCCTGGATCGCGGCTTTCTGCCCAATTACTTGTTCGCGCCCGATGCGCTGGTCGTTGTGCTCGGTCAGGATGGTCTGGTCGCCAACACCCTCAAGTATCTGCGGGATGGCCAACCAGTCGTGGGGGTCAATCCCGATCCAGCGCGTTGGGATGGCGTGTTGTTGCCTTTTCGTGTGCAGGACCTGGCGCACGTCGCGCCTTTGGCGCTGTCCGGAAGGCACAACGAAAAGCGCGTCACCATGGCGCGGGCGGTGTTGAACGATGGCCAGGAACTCCATGCGGTCAACGATCTGTTCATCGGGCCGCGCACGCATGTCTCGGCGCGTTATCTGATCGAACAGGACCAACGCAGCGAACAGCAATCGTCCAGCGGCGTGATCGTTTCGACCGGTCTGGGTTCGACAGGCTGGTTTCAGAGCTTGCTGGCCGGTGCGGCGGCGGTGGCCGGGCATGGGCTGGAGCAAGACGCGGAAGCGATGCGTGGTCGCGGGTTCGCGTGGGATGCGGGTTTTTTGCAGTACACCGTGCGCGAACCGTTTCCCAGCCGGACAACGCAGGTCGCCATGGCCTTCGGTACGGTGACTCGGGACACGCCGCTCAGCGTGGTGTCGCAGATGCCCGGCTACGGGGTCATCTTCAGCGACGGCGTTGAAGCGGATTTTCTCGAATTCAATGCCGGCATGACCGCCGTCATCAGCCTGGCCGAGCGCGAGGGCAGGCTCGTGGTCTGA